In Mariluticola halotolerans, one DNA window encodes the following:
- a CDS encoding ArsR/SmtB family transcription factor, whose product MDQKIAAKALSALGHEVRLNIFRLLVTAGEPGLNVGDIGAHLGMPPSTLSHHLSALVAADLVVQERIGREIINRANYGVMNGLMGFLSDSCCAGVAPLANENVA is encoded by the coding sequence ATGGACCAGAAAATCGCGGCAAAGGCGCTTTCGGCGCTCGGACATGAGGTGCGCCTGAACATTTTCCGGCTGCTGGTAACGGCTGGAGAGCCGGGCCTCAATGTCGGGGATATCGGCGCGCATCTTGGCATGCCGCCTTCGACCCTCTCGCATCACCTTTCTGCTCTGGTGGCGGCGGATCTCGTGGTTCAGGAGCGGATCGGGCGCGAGATTATCAACCGGGCCAATTACGGGGTCATGAATGGCCTGATGGGCTTTTTGTCTGATTCGTGCTGTGCCGGTGTGGCACCCCTTGCAAACGAGAACGTCGCCTGA
- a CDS encoding permease, which produces MAFTQATSRPDWRNRLGKIDRVFLAIIAIFAVLAIFVPQQVPTTAGAAIGSLLSTAPFLVLSIGIAAYVGASGADNLIAQVFQGRTTMMVFTAALFGALSPFCSCGVIPIIAALLTMGVPLAPVMAFWLASPIMDPSMFVMTSAVLGVDFAVAKTIAAIGVGLLGGFGIMWLGRFSLYADPLREGVGDGGCGASSVRQPKPIAWAFWRDGDRVVKFREAALKNGWFLGKWLLLAFVLESLMLAYVPAEWISQSLGGEGVAPIALATLVGVPAYLNGYAALPLMGGLLQQGMAPGAALTFMVAGGVTSIPAAIAVWALAKKQVFFAYVAFALGGSFMAGLVFEALMA; this is translated from the coding sequence ATGGCATTCACACAAGCCACATCCCGCCCCGACTGGCGCAATCGGCTCGGTAAAATCGACCGGGTTTTCCTGGCGATCATCGCCATATTTGCAGTGCTTGCGATATTTGTTCCGCAACAGGTGCCGACAACGGCTGGCGCGGCGATCGGGAGCCTGTTGAGTACCGCACCGTTTCTGGTGCTCTCCATCGGCATCGCCGCCTATGTGGGGGCAAGCGGGGCTGACAATCTCATTGCGCAGGTCTTTCAGGGCCGGACGACCATGATGGTGTTCACGGCGGCATTGTTCGGGGCGCTGTCGCCGTTCTGTTCCTGCGGTGTGATCCCGATTATTGCCGCGCTTTTGACCATGGGCGTGCCGCTGGCACCCGTGATGGCCTTCTGGCTCGCCTCGCCCATCATGGACCCGTCAATGTTCGTCATGACAAGCGCTGTGCTGGGGGTGGATTTTGCCGTCGCCAAGACCATTGCCGCTATTGGCGTGGGGTTGCTCGGCGGGTTCGGCATCATGTGGCTGGGGCGGTTTTCTCTTTATGCCGACCCTTTACGTGAAGGTGTTGGGGATGGCGGCTGTGGCGCGTCTTCGGTACGTCAGCCCAAACCCATTGCATGGGCGTTCTGGCGTGATGGGGACCGGGTCGTCAAGTTCCGCGAGGCCGCGCTCAAGAATGGCTGGTTTCTTGGCAAGTGGTTGTTGCTGGCTTTTGTTCTGGAAAGTCTGATGCTCGCTTACGTGCCGGCTGAATGGATCAGTCAGTCGCTGGGCGGTGAAGGTGTCGCCCCGATTGCGCTTGCAACGCTTGTGGGTGTGCCGGCCTATCTCAATGGCTATGCCGCCCTGCCCCTGATGGGGGGCTTGCTGCAACAGGGCATGGCCCCGGGTGCGGCCCTGACCTTTATGGTGGCCGGTGGCGTGACCAGCATTCCGGCGGCCATTGCCGTGTGGGCGCTGGCAAAGAAACAGGTGTTTTTCGCCTATGTGGCCTTTGCACTTGGCGGGTCGTTTATGGCGGGCCTTGTTTTTGAAGCGCTGATGGCCTGA
- the rpmI gene encoding 50S ribosomal protein L35 has translation MPKMKTKSGAKKRFKMTASGKVKAGVAGKRHRLMSHDSKYIRTNRGTKVLSDADAGIVKKYMPYNR, from the coding sequence ATGCCCAAGATGAAGACCAAGTCGGGCGCCAAAAAGCGCTTCAAGATGACGGCTTCCGGTAAGGTGAAGGCTGGCGTTGCCGGCAAGCGTCACCGCCTGATGAGCCATGATTCCAAATATATCCGCACCAATCGCGGCACCAAAGTACTCTCCGATGCCGATGCAGGCATCGTGAAGAAGTACATGCCGTATAACCGCTAA
- a CDS encoding aldo/keto reductase: MTYRADPARYGAMQYRRSGRSGLKLPVISLGLWQNFGGNRDYPSAMEILGHAFDAGVTHFDLANNYGPPAGSSEELFGYVMARDFKPYRDEMIISSKAGYLMWPGPYGEFGSRKYLMASCDQSLKRLGLDYVDIFYSHRYDPETPLEETMGALASIVAQGKALYVGISSYPEKETREAYRILKEMGVPCTIHQPSYSMLNRWIENDKTIDTCGDLGIGMIAFSPLAQGVLSGKYNKGDKDGTRATNTNTTLRQSHIEPNVLEAVDKVSEIAKARGQSMVQLALAWVLRRKEMTSALIGVRTLEQLKDNLGVLDNLDLSDDEIKAIDEATKNGQMELHPRPQGWLR, encoded by the coding sequence ATGACTTATCGTGCTGATCCAGCGCGCTATGGCGCAATGCAATACCGCAGATCAGGCCGTTCGGGGCTGAAGCTGCCGGTGATTTCGCTGGGGCTTTGGCAGAATTTTGGCGGCAACCGGGACTATCCCAGCGCCATGGAAATTCTTGGCCATGCGTTTGATGCGGGCGTGACCCATTTCGATCTGGCCAATAATTACGGCCCGCCGGCGGGATCGTCGGAAGAATTGTTCGGCTATGTGATGGCGCGGGATTTCAAGCCCTATCGCGACGAGATGATCATTTCCTCCAAGGCCGGTTACCTGATGTGGCCGGGGCCTTATGGCGAATTCGGTTCGCGCAAATATCTGATGGCGAGCTGCGACCAGAGCCTTAAACGGCTCGGGCTCGACTATGTCGATATTTTCTATTCGCACCGCTATGACCCCGAGACCCCGCTTGAGGAAACCATGGGGGCGCTTGCCTCTATCGTTGCGCAAGGCAAGGCGCTTTATGTGGGTATTTCCAGCTATCCGGAAAAAGAGACCCGAGAGGCCTACCGGATTCTCAAGGAAATGGGCGTGCCCTGCACCATTCACCAGCCGAGCTATTCCATGCTCAACCGCTGGATCGAGAATGACAAGACCATCGACACCTGTGGTGACCTTGGCATTGGCATGATCGCATTTTCGCCTTTAGCGCAAGGCGTTTTGTCGGGCAAATACAACAAGGGCGACAAGGACGGGACGCGGGCGACCAATACCAATACCACCCTGCGCCAGAGCCATATCGAGCCGAACGTGCTCGAAGCGGTGGACAAGGTTTCCGAGATTGCCAAGGCACGCGGGCAATCCATGGTGCAGCTGGCGCTGGCCTGGGTGTTGCGGCGCAAGGAAATGACCTCGGCGCTGATTGGGGTGCGTACGCTGGAACAGCTCAAGGACAATCTGGGCGTGCTCGACAATCTTGATTTGAGCGATGACGAGATCAAGGCGATTGATGAGGCGACCAAGAACGGGCAGATGGAACTGCATCCGCGCCCGCAGGGCTGGTTGCGCTAG
- a CDS encoding 3'-5' exoribonuclease — protein sequence MIHTSADPVTFIVTDIETDGHSPLRNSMLSFASVAVGYDGTVHGEFEAVLERREGRQPDPRTMEWWQGFPEAYEAATTNPEDPQTVMLRYADWIESIPGNRVFCAAPIMFDGPWMDHYLDTFADTRALGGPYTGRQLFRGGGVCLYTMAGTMRGQDYLNWGMQRAPADWYGHIPHTHKAIDDARGFANVLVKLFELNGQLPKIENATGAY from the coding sequence ATGATCCATACCTCGGCCGACCCCGTGACCTTCATTGTCACCGACATTGAAACCGATGGCCATTCGCCGCTGCGCAACTCCATGCTGAGTTTCGCCTCGGTCGCTGTCGGTTATGATGGCACGGTGCATGGCGAGTTCGAGGCGGTGCTGGAAAGGCGTGAGGGGCGGCAGCCCGATCCGCGCACCATGGAATGGTGGCAGGGTTTCCCCGAGGCTTATGAAGCGGCAACTACCAATCCCGAAGACCCCCAAACCGTGATGCTGCGCTATGCCGACTGGATTGAATCAATCCCCGGCAACCGTGTCTTCTGCGCTGCGCCCATCATGTTCGATGGCCCCTGGATGGATCATTATCTGGATACATTCGCCGACACCCGCGCTTTGGGCGGCCCCTATACCGGGCGGCAATTGTTTCGCGGCGGCGGCGTTTGTCTTTACACCATGGCCGGTACAATGCGCGGCCAGGATTATCTCAACTGGGGCATGCAGCGCGCACCCGCCGACTGGTACGGCCACATCCCCCACACCCATAAGGCCATTGATGATGCCCGCGGCTTCGCCAATGTCCTTGTCAAACTGTTTGAACTGAACGGGCAATTGCCCAAAATCGAAAACGCAACAGGCGCATACTGA
- the rplT gene encoding 50S ribosomal protein L20: MSRVKRGVTGHARHKKVLKAAEGYYGRRKNTIRVAKQAVEKAGQYAYRDRRVKKRNFRALWIQRINAAVRDHGLTYGRFIDGLSKAEVAVDRKVLSDLAIREPEAFGVLVAKAKAALGYLESVEKTTHDRIPA, encoded by the coding sequence ATGTCCCGCGTTAAAAGAGGCGTTACCGGTCACGCCCGTCACAAGAAGGTCTTGAAGGCAGCCGAAGGCTATTACGGTCGCCGCAAGAATACGATCCGCGTTGCAAAGCAGGCTGTCGAAAAAGCCGGCCAATACGCTTACCGCGATCGTCGCGTCAAAAAGCGCAACTTCCGCGCTCTGTGGATCCAGCGTATCAACGCTGCCGTTCGCGATCACGGCCTGACCTATGGCCGATTTATCGACGGCCTCAGCAAGGCTGAGGTTGCGGTTGATCGCAAGGTCCTTTCCGACCTGGCAATCCGCGAGCCTGAAGCATTCGGCGTTCTTGTCGCCAAGGCAAAGGCAGCTCTCGGTTATCTGGAAAGCGTTGAAAAAACGACGCACGATCGGATTCCGGCGTAG
- a CDS encoding rhodanese-like domain-containing protein produces MSFSNIKSMFLGPESNNAGPETISASSALQFHGDAETVFVDVRSLGEIMASGTVAGAVRAPLPEFSDHAAADGSSSLPAASAGTRIICVCASGARSGAAAQQLVGMGYTNVANLRGGIGAWLQADGPVER; encoded by the coding sequence ATGAGTTTTTCTAATATCAAATCCATGTTTCTGGGGCCCGAAAGCAACAATGCCGGTCCAGAAACCATCTCCGCCTCGTCGGCTCTCCAGTTTCATGGCGATGCTGAAACGGTCTTCGTTGATGTCCGCTCGCTTGGCGAGATCATGGCATCGGGCACCGTTGCCGGAGCCGTTCGCGCACCATTGCCGGAATTTTCCGATCATGCTGCCGCTGATGGCTCCAGCAGCCTGCCCGCCGCCAGTGCCGGCACACGCATTATCTGCGTTTGTGCATCGGGTGCCCGCTCCGGCGCAGCCGCCCAGCAATTAGTGGGAATGGGGTATACCAATGTCGCCAATCTGCGCGGTGGCATCGGGGCCTGGCTGCAGGCCGACGGCCCGGTTGAGCGCTGA
- a CDS encoding LysE family translocator → MDELSGFLIAAVALTGSPGPNTLSLAAVGAAFGWRRGIGYMAGLCLGMVFVIAIVGTGTISLVFAVPGAAQIIGMVAAAYFIWLAWRIASAPPLSQNAGTGKPPSWISAIFVSLSNPKAYAAMAATFSGFVLIADNLAADGLVKAALLVAVIIGVNILWLFAGASLTPFLRVPRSSRIINVGFAVALVISVSLALLL, encoded by the coding sequence ATGGACGAACTTTCTGGTTTCCTCATTGCGGCGGTCGCGCTCACGGGCAGCCCCGGTCCAAACACGCTCAGTCTGGCAGCGGTCGGCGCGGCATTCGGCTGGCGGCGGGGAATTGGCTATATGGCGGGCCTTTGCCTCGGCATGGTCTTTGTCATCGCCATCGTCGGAACCGGCACGATCAGCCTGGTGTTTGCCGTGCCCGGCGCAGCTCAGATCATTGGCATGGTCGCTGCCGCCTATTTCATCTGGCTGGCATGGCGCATCGCCAGCGCGCCGCCGCTTTCTCAAAATGCAGGCACCGGCAAGCCGCCATCATGGATCTCAGCGATTTTTGTGTCGCTCTCCAATCCAAAGGCTTACGCCGCCATGGCGGCGACCTTCTCCGGCTTTGTATTGATTGCCGACAATCTGGCCGCCGACGGGCTGGTAAAAGCAGCCCTGCTCGTCGCCGTGATTATTGGTGTCAATATTTTGTGGCTTTTCGCCGGGGCCTCGCTCACCCCGTTCTTGCGGGTGCCGCGGTCCAGCCGGATCATCAATGTGGGTTTTGCCGTAGCGCTCGTCATCTCGGTAAGTCTGGCGCTGCTGCTATAA
- the fumC gene encoding class II fumarate hydratase, which produces MSTFRTETDSFGALEVPADKYYGAQTARSLMNFPIGTETQPVPIIRALGVIKQAAARTNVALGVLDQKLGTAMQEAAAEVVAGKLDDHFPLVVWQTGSGTQSNMNANEVVSNRAIEILGGKMGSKDPVHPNDHVNMGQSSNDTFPTAMHIAAAVEISKTLIPALEHLRDGLKAKQDAFKDIVKIGRTHTQDATPLTLGQEFSGYVAQVEFGIERVREGLQRLFDLAQGGTAVGTGLNAKIGFAEQFADAVADITGLPFRTAPNKFEALAAHDAYVYAHGALNTVATSLFKIANDIRFLGSGPRSGLGELQLPENEPGSSIMPGKVNPTQAEALTMVCAQVFGNQTTITVAGSQGHFELNVYKPVMSYALLQSVRLLADGARSFTDRCVVGIEAREDNIKLLMERSLMLVTALAPKIGYDNATKIAKTAHKNGTTLREEAVGLGFVTEAEFDEVVRPELMLGPK; this is translated from the coding sequence ATGAGCACTTTTCGCACAGAGACCGATAGTTTTGGCGCACTCGAGGTGCCGGCCGATAAATATTATGGCGCGCAGACGGCCCGGTCGCTGATGAACTTCCCGATTGGCACAGAAACCCAACCGGTGCCGATCATCAGGGCGCTCGGCGTGATCAAGCAGGCGGCGGCCCGCACCAATGTGGCCCTTGGCGTGCTCGACCAGAAACTGGGCACCGCCATGCAGGAAGCTGCCGCAGAAGTGGTTGCCGGCAAGCTCGACGATCATTTTCCGCTTGTCGTGTGGCAGACCGGCTCGGGCACCCAGTCGAACATGAATGCCAATGAAGTGGTCTCGAACCGCGCCATTGAAATTCTCGGCGGCAAGATGGGCTCGAAAGACCCGGTGCACCCGAACGATCATGTGAATATGGGCCAGTCCTCTAATGACACTTTCCCCACGGCGATGCATATCGCGGCGGCGGTGGAGATTTCCAAGACGCTGATCCCGGCGCTCGAGCATTTGCGCGACGGGCTGAAGGCCAAGCAGGATGCGTTCAAGGACATCGTCAAGATTGGCCGCACCCATACCCAGGATGCGACGCCCTTGACGCTGGGGCAGGAATTTTCCGGCTATGTGGCGCAGGTGGAATTCGGCATTGAGCGGGTCCGCGAAGGGTTGCAGCGGTTGTTTGATCTGGCGCAGGGCGGCACTGCTGTCGGCACCGGGCTGAATGCGAAGATCGGCTTTGCCGAGCAGTTTGCCGACGCCGTTGCCGATATTACCGGCCTGCCCTTCCGTACCGCGCCGAACAAGTTTGAAGCGCTGGCCGCGCATGACGCCTATGTCTATGCCCATGGGGCGCTGAACACGGTTGCGACCTCGCTGTTCAAGATTGCCAATGACATTCGTTTTCTGGGGTCAGGGCCGCGTTCGGGCCTTGGCGAATTGCAGCTGCCCGAAAATGAACCCGGCTCCTCGATCATGCCGGGCAAGGTGAACCCGACCCAGGCGGAAGCGCTGACCATGGTTTGTGCCCAGGTGTTCGGCAACCAGACCACGATTACCGTTGCGGGCAGCCAGGGGCACTTTGAACTCAATGTCTATAAGCCGGTCATGTCCTATGCCCTGCTACAATCGGTGCGGCTGCTGGCGGATGGCGCGCGTTCGTTCACTGATCGCTGTGTGGTCGGGATTGAAGCGCGGGAAGACAATATCAAGCTGCTGATGGAACGCTCCCTGATGCTGGTGACAGCACTGGCACCCAAGATCGGCTATGACAATGCCACCAAGATTGCCAAGACCGCGCACAAGAACGGCACGACATTGCGCGAAGAAGCGGTGGGGCTTGGCTTTGTGACCGAAGCGGAGTTTGACGAAGTTGTGCGGCCTGAGCTGATGCTGGGGCCGAAATAG
- a CDS encoding DUF421 domain-containing protein has translation MWFDDWTSMGQIVIKAVIGFAALVFLLRIAGKRTIAKLNAFDLVLVFTVGSILATTILNTQTTISEGLLALALLVGLQWLTAWLTTRSAGFRTLIKSEPTLLAYEGKLLHANMRRERIAEVELHAALRQHGVHNIAETKAVVLETEGEISVLKAGGGDPSASLIASGVNVDAAKEGNK, from the coding sequence ATGTGGTTCGATGACTGGACATCGATGGGGCAGATCGTCATCAAGGCCGTTATCGGCTTTGCGGCGCTCGTTTTTCTGCTGCGGATCGCCGGCAAGCGCACGATCGCCAAGCTCAATGCTTTCGATCTGGTGCTGGTGTTCACGGTTGGCTCCATTCTGGCGACGACCATTCTGAACACCCAGACCACCATTTCCGAGGGGCTTTTGGCTTTGGCGCTGCTGGTGGGGTTGCAATGGCTGACCGCATGGCTGACCACACGTTCCGCAGGTTTCCGCACGCTGATAAAATCGGAGCCAACACTTTTGGCCTACGAGGGCAAGCTCTTGCACGCCAATATGCGGCGTGAGCGGATTGCCGAGGTCGAATTGCATGCGGCGCTGCGCCAGCATGGGGTGCATAATATCGCTGAGACGAAAGCCGTCGTGCTGGAGACAGAGGGCGAAATTTCCGTGCTCAAGGCCGGTGGTGGTGATCCGTCTGCCTCTCTCATTGCGTCCGGCGTGAATGTCGATGCGGCGAAAGAGGGTAACAAATGA
- the pheT gene encoding phenylalanine--tRNA ligase subunit beta has translation MKFTLDWLKDHLETTASSTEIVDTLTMIGLEVEELEDQAKALQDFTVGHVLAAEQHPNADKLKVCQVDTGTGDPVKVVCGAPNARAGIKVVFAKPGTYIPGLDITIQKGVIRGEESHGMMCSGRELMLSDDHDGIIELPDDAPIGMTYPEYAKMDGVVIDVAITPNRGDCTGVYGIARDLAATGLGNLKDAAIPQTAGTAGPTPAIELRFDDQANPACRMFAGRLIRNVKNGPSPEWLQQRLIAIGLRPINALVDITNYITYDRARPLHVYDADKLKGTLHARMGKTGEKFLALDNKEYEVDETMCVIADESGVIGLGGIIGGESTSSEEGTTNVLIECAWFDPNVIASAGRKTGIVSDARYRFERTVDPEFVRPGMDLATKMVLEICGGEPCDITIAGNVEGPETIIDFPLAEISRLTGLNVSAGEVKAILTRLGFWMSGTGDTVKVAVPSWRPDVTMKADLVEEVMRIVGVDQVPVDPLPRLSGVAPKMLTPIQNRRRIARRALAARGLDEAITWSFISADQAAKFGGGAPELKLANPIAADLTDMRPSLLPGLLAAAGRNANRGFPDAALFEVGQIFLSDQPEGQHTYVTGIRTGTAGLDGAGRHWRGNAAPVDVFDAKGDLAAVLDALGQDIDKVQVVAEPAAWSHPGRGGRLQLGPKLILGWFGEIHPALLADLDLDGPIAAFELDLDALPLPRQKGAKTRPPLNLSDLMPLSRDFAFVVDSKIEAASIIKAAQGADKKLITGVNIFDLYEGEHVGAGKKSVAIAVAIQPTGKTLTEEEIDKLSASIVAAVEKATGGALRT, from the coding sequence ATGAAATTCACCCTGGACTGGCTCAAGGATCACCTCGAGACCACAGCGAGCAGCACCGAAATCGTCGACACCCTGACCATGATCGGCCTCGAAGTCGAAGAGCTCGAGGATCAGGCCAAGGCGCTGCAGGACTTTACCGTCGGCCATGTGCTTGCAGCCGAACAGCACCCCAATGCCGATAAGCTCAAGGTCTGTCAGGTTGATACAGGCACCGGCGATCCGGTCAAGGTCGTCTGCGGCGCGCCCAATGCGCGTGCGGGCATCAAGGTGGTTTTCGCCAAACCCGGCACCTATATTCCCGGCCTCGACATCACCATTCAAAAAGGTGTCATCCGCGGCGAGGAAAGCCATGGCATGATGTGTTCGGGCCGCGAACTCATGCTGTCGGATGATCATGACGGCATTATCGAACTGCCCGATGATGCGCCCATCGGCATGACCTATCCCGAATATGCCAAGATGGATGGTGTGGTCATCGATGTGGCCATCACCCCCAATCGCGGCGATTGCACCGGGGTTTACGGCATTGCCCGCGATCTCGCCGCCACCGGTCTTGGCAATCTCAAGGATGCCGCCATCCCGCAGACCGCCGGCACCGCCGGGCCCACCCCTGCCATCGAATTGCGCTTTGACGATCAGGCAAATCCGGCCTGCCGCATGTTCGCCGGTCGCCTGATCAGGAACGTCAAAAACGGCCCGTCGCCGGAATGGCTGCAACAGCGCCTGATCGCCATTGGCCTGCGGCCCATCAATGCGCTGGTCGATATCACCAATTACATCACCTATGACCGAGCCCGCCCGCTGCATGTCTATGATGCCGACAAGCTCAAGGGCACACTCCATGCGCGCATGGGCAAGACCGGTGAAAAATTCCTCGCCCTCGACAACAAGGAATATGAAGTCGACGAGACCATGTGCGTCATCGCCGATGAATCCGGCGTCATTGGCCTTGGCGGCATTATCGGCGGGGAAAGCACATCGAGCGAAGAGGGCACCACCAACGTCCTCATCGAATGCGCCTGGTTCGATCCCAATGTCATCGCCTCGGCGGGCCGCAAGACCGGTATTGTGTCCGATGCCCGCTACCGCTTCGAGCGTACGGTCGATCCCGAATTCGTGCGCCCCGGCATGGATCTGGCCACCAAAATGGTGCTGGAAATCTGTGGCGGCGAACCCTGCGACATCACCATTGCCGGCAATGTCGAAGGCCCCGAAACTATTATCGATTTCCCCCTCGCCGAAATCAGCCGCCTGACGGGTCTCAATGTCAGCGCTGGCGAGGTCAAGGCCATCCTGACCCGGCTGGGTTTCTGGATGTCGGGTACTGGCGACACGGTTAAGGTCGCCGTCCCCTCATGGCGTCCCGACGTCACGATGAAGGCCGATCTGGTCGAAGAGGTTATGCGCATTGTCGGTGTCGATCAGGTCCCGGTTGATCCCTTGCCGCGCCTCTCCGGTGTCGCCCCCAAAATGCTGACCCCGATCCAGAACCGCCGCCGCATCGCCCGCCGGGCGCTGGCCGCACGCGGTCTCGATGAGGCGATCACATGGTCGTTCATTTCAGCCGATCAGGCGGCAAAATTCGGCGGCGGTGCGCCCGAACTGAAACTGGCCAATCCCATAGCCGCTGATCTGACCGACATGCGCCCCTCGCTGCTGCCCGGTCTTTTGGCGGCTGCCGGCCGCAATGCCAATCGCGGTTTCCCCGATGCGGCGCTATTTGAAGTCGGCCAGATTTTCCTCTCCGATCAGCCCGAAGGCCAGCATACCTATGTCACCGGCATCCGCACCGGCACGGCCGGTCTCGATGGCGCGGGCCGGCACTGGCGCGGCAATGCCGCACCGGTCGATGTGTTTGACGCCAAGGGTGATCTGGCCGCCGTGCTCGATGCACTGGGGCAGGATATCGACAAGGTTCAGGTCGTCGCCGAACCCGCCGCATGGTCCCATCCGGGCCGGGGCGGTCGTCTGCAGCTGGGCCCCAAACTGATTCTCGGCTGGTTCGGTGAAATCCATCCAGCGCTTCTGGCCGATCTCGATCTTGATGGCCCGATAGCAGCTTTCGAACTTGATCTCGATGCCTTGCCGCTGCCCCGTCAAAAGGGTGCCAAGACAAGGCCACCGCTCAACCTCTCCGATCTGATGCCGCTAAGCCGCGATTTCGCTTTCGTCGTTGATAGCAAAATCGAGGCGGCCAGCATCATCAAGGCGGCACAGGGTGCCGACAAGAAGCTGATCACCGGGGTCAATATCTTTGATCTCTATGAGGGCGAGCATGTGGGTGCGGGCAAGAAATCCGTCGCCATCGCTGTCGCCATCCAGCCAACCGGCAAGACGCTGACCGAAGAGGAAATCGACAAACTCTCCGCGTCCATCGTCGCCGCCGTTGAAAAAGCCACCGGCGGAGCCTTGCGCACGTAA
- the pheS gene encoding phenylalanine--tRNA ligase subunit alpha, translating into MPTADLDTLKAEITTAINAASNEQALDAVRVGALGKKGSVSALLATLGKMTPEERKTAGPAINGLKNELAGLIDAKSAELKTKALEARLAAERVDVTLPVRPAATARGRIHPVSQALDEITAIFSDMGFSIAEGPDIETDYYNFTALNFPEGHPAREMHDTFFFNEGPDGTRKLLRTHTSPVQIRTMQQANEKPPAAWMTPSQTPPIRIIAPGRTYRCDSDQTHTPMFHQVEGLVIDKTSHIGQLRWILEEFFKAYFEVDEVKTRFRPSFFPFTEPSMEVDVQCDRSGSEIKIGEGSDWLEILGCGMVHPNVIRMAGLDPDEYQGFAWGMGIDRIAMLKYGMPDLRAYFDADQRWLDHYGFRPLDLPTLFGGLSS; encoded by the coding sequence ATGCCCACTGCCGACCTCGACACCCTCAAGGCTGAAATCACCACAGCCATCAACGCCGCCAGCAATGAACAGGCGCTCGACGCCGTTCGTGTGGGCGCGCTGGGCAAAAAGGGCTCCGTCTCGGCGCTCCTCGCAACGCTGGGCAAAATGACCCCGGAAGAGCGCAAGACCGCAGGCCCCGCCATTAATGGCCTGAAAAACGAACTCGCCGGGCTGATCGATGCCAAAAGCGCTGAACTGAAAACCAAAGCGCTTGAAGCCCGGCTTGCCGCCGAGCGTGTTGATGTCACCCTGCCGGTGCGCCCCGCTGCAACGGCACGTGGCCGCATCCATCCCGTCTCCCAGGCACTCGACGAAATCACCGCCATTTTCTCCGATATGGGTTTCTCTATTGCCGAAGGCCCCGATATCGAAACCGATTACTATAATTTCACCGCGCTGAATTTCCCCGAAGGTCATCCGGCCCGCGAAATGCACGACACCTTCTTCTTCAACGAAGGGCCCGACGGCACCCGCAAACTCTTGCGCACCCACACATCCCCGGTGCAGATCCGCACCATGCAGCAGGCCAATGAGAAGCCGCCCGCCGCCTGGATGACCCCGTCCCAGACCCCGCCGATCCGCATCATCGCGCCCGGCCGCACCTATCGTTGCGACAGCGACCAGACCCACACCCCGATGTTCCATCAGGTCGAAGGCCTTGTCATCGACAAGACCTCGCATATCGGTCAGCTGCGCTGGATTCTCGAAGAATTCTTCAAGGCCTATTTCGAGGTCGATGAAGTGAAAACCCGTTTCCGCCCGTCCTTCTTCCCCTTCACCGAACCCTCGATGGAAGTCGATGTCCAATGCGACCGCTCGGGTTCGGAAATCAAGATCGGTGAGGGCAGTGACTGGCTCGAAATCCTTGGCTGCGGCATGGTCCATCCCAATGTCATCCGCATGGCCGGGCTCGACCCCGATGAATATCAGGGCTTTGCCTGGGGCATGGGCATTGATCGCATCGCCATGCTGAAATACGGCATGCCGGACCTTAGAGCCTATTTCGACGCCGACCAGCGCTGGCTCGACCATTACGGCTTCCGCCCGCTCGACCTGCCGACCCTGTTCGGGGGGCTGAGTTCGTGA